Proteins encoded together in one Lagopus muta isolate bLagMut1 chromosome 3, bLagMut1 primary, whole genome shotgun sequence window:
- the TCF24 gene encoding transcription factor 24 isoform X1 has protein sequence MDALVTYRPLPTGKPPMDCRHLPEARKETLSPEPESPPPPAASSSPCLPPTVGQRAGTGPGRPAAANAARERSRVQTLRHAFLELQKTLPSVPPDTKLSKLDVLLLATTYIAHLTRSLQDEEESSGEALGALRGDGYLHPVKKWPMRSRLYIGATGQFLNHSAQGESANQGETSTNSQQ, from the exons ATGGACGCTCTTGTCACTTACAGGCCCCTCCCCACAGGGAAGCCCCCCATGGACTGTAGGCATTTACCTGAGGCCCGCAAGGAGACCCTGAGCCCAGAGCCCGAGTCACCACCacctccagctgccagcagcagcccctgcctaCCCCCCACAGTCGGGCAGCGGGCCGGGACAGGCCCAGGGCGACCCGCAGCTGCCAATGCCGCACGGGAGCGCAGCCGGGTGCAGACCCTGCGCCATGCCttcctggagctgcagaagaCGCTGCCCTCCGTGCCGCCCGACACCAAGCTCTCCAAGCTGGACGTGCTCCTCCTGGCCACCACCTACATTGCACACCTCACGCGCAGCCTCCAGGACGAGGAGGAGTCTTCAGGAGAGGCCCTGGGAGCCCTCCGAGGAGATGGGTACCTCCATCCTGTCAAG AAATGGCCGATGCGATCCAGGCTATACATTGGAGCGACAGGACAGTTTTTGAATCACTCAGCACAAGGAGAAAGTGCAAACCAAGGAGAAACATCAACAAATTCTCAACAGTAG
- the TCF24 gene encoding transcription factor 24 isoform X2 — MDCRHLPEARKETLSPEPESPPPPAASSSPCLPPTVGQRAGTGPGRPAAANAARERSRVQTLRHAFLELQKTLPSVPPDTKLSKLDVLLLATTYIAHLTRSLQDEEESSGEALGALRGDGYLHPVKKWPMRSRLYIGATGQFLNHSAQGESANQGETSTNSQQ; from the exons ATGGACTGTAGGCATTTACCTGAGGCCCGCAAGGAGACCCTGAGCCCAGAGCCCGAGTCACCACCacctccagctgccagcagcagcccctgcctaCCCCCCACAGTCGGGCAGCGGGCCGGGACAGGCCCAGGGCGACCCGCAGCTGCCAATGCCGCACGGGAGCGCAGCCGGGTGCAGACCCTGCGCCATGCCttcctggagctgcagaagaCGCTGCCCTCCGTGCCGCCCGACACCAAGCTCTCCAAGCTGGACGTGCTCCTCCTGGCCACCACCTACATTGCACACCTCACGCGCAGCCTCCAGGACGAGGAGGAGTCTTCAGGAGAGGCCCTGGGAGCCCTCCGAGGAGATGGGTACCTCCATCCTGTCAAG AAATGGCCGATGCGATCCAGGCTATACATTGGAGCGACAGGACAGTTTTTGAATCACTCAGCACAAGGAGAAAGTGCAAACCAAGGAGAAACATCAACAAATTCTCAACAGTAG
- the MCMDC2 gene encoding minichromosome maintenance domain-containing protein 2 encodes MNCSYNHLAANLCIKCDASGQIGRIFQPTHSIQLTRSSLLLPYRCTSEFSLRVQRSFWKMHEEIQKMKEIILIYLDRSGGLEKFVHDCKKYNGIAHSVDILLTLVSIVKQTSVIFKTVFAPADSKQSYAVYRFVISINPSDVAELDATLGNYILHRPMKAAGIFQSVCFIAIKTLSLIEQLQTEAQISILLKPTHLPPLPSYVLSLSAFPFNYTSKRFYMSEGIVIAMGTVTKYTQGARFLCTGETCPLSEGFRYIRVHLPGATESATVRNDFVCSLCSSPLQEDMKFRVLGDKQIVEMIDAKVLHALKGYSDHKSHFRIQTFTVFLRDELANRMTIGNHYKIIGIPACVQNGPQATAFIEVSSVELCKPNGPSFIGENFKYLLSLTSSSCWRFTAMLANIFASQVVPPGTYNTLKLAILLSLVQTCEIENADYLDLLIVTSDTLIIDRLLNYSLCLLPRGIRHPSSSDIFPSVSKDKHGTGSASIQACSAVLAQGGICYIGDFSSYKKDKLELLQSVLESRTTTLFIPGKKYGEEADQQVTISIQTNFWSYVDVGSSPKKQTARDSFLIGQMDLSLIPPNLLDVFGLLIYNEFPSCQLSFPVVHHVLQKAINPEAMLYRVSQQFRTQDYEEFISFAKNLHVQLSSEAENLIQGYYLASRRVRRDSLRGSKLSASALKILISLSKAHTKLSLRKKVLEEDALIAILLFESSLTLKYGKSALCIEPNAVFPFDLSDENSLQQRDIYLLQCHHQLLQFIGAYSPGTYVSTNEE; translated from the exons ATGAATTGCAGTTACAATCATTTGGCAGCAAA TTTGTGCATAAAATGTGATGCTTCAGGCCAGATAGGACGCATCTTCCAGCCCACCCACAGCATACAACTGACAAGAagttctctgctgctgccataCAGGTGCACCTCAG AATTCTCATTAAGAGTCCAAAGATCTTTTTGGAAGATGCATGAAgagatacagaaaatgaaggaaattatcCTTATTTACCTTGACAGAAGTGGTGGCCTTGAGAAATTTGTGCACGATTGCAAAAAATACAACGGTATTGCTCACTCAGTAGATATTTTGTTAACATTGGTAAGTATTGTTAAGCAAACCTCTGTCATATTTAAGACCGTTTTTGCTCCTGCAGACTCAAAACAAAGTTATGCTGTGTATCGTTTCGTTATTTCAATAAACCCTTCTGATGTTGCTGAACTGGATGCAACTCTTGGAAACTACATTCTTCATAGGCCCATGAAAGCTGCAGGGATTTTTCAGTCA GTATGTTTCATAGCTATTAAGACATTATCATTAATTGAACAGTTACAGACGGAGGCCCAA ATAAGCATACTGCTGAAACCAACACATTTACCACCATTACCGAGTTATGTTCTCAgtctttctgcatttccatttaATTACACATCTAAGAGATTTTATATGTCTGAAGGAATAGTGATTGCAATGGGAACTGTCACAAAATACACTCAAGGAGCAAGATTTCTTTGCACTGGGGAAACCTGTCCACTCTCTGAAG ggtTTAGGTACATTAGGGTGCATCTGCCCGGAGCTACAGAATCTGCCACAGTGAGGAATGACTTTGTGTGCAGTTTGTGTTCTTCACCACTGCAGGAAGATATGAAATTCAGAGTACTCGGTG ataaaCAGATAGTTGAAATGATTGATGCCAAAGTTCTTCATGCTTTAAAAGGATATTCTGATCATAAATCGCATTTTAGGATTCAGACTTTTACAGTTTTCTTGAGAG atgaACTGGCCAATAGAATGACAATAGGAAACCACTACAAGATCATAGGAATTCCAGCTTGTGTACAAAATGGCCCACAAGCTACAGCATTTATAGAAGTCAGTAGTGTAGAGCTCTGTAAACCAAATG GTCCTTCTTTCATTGGTGAAAATTTTAAGTATCTACTCTCACTGACCTCAAGTTCATGCTGGAGGTTTACAGCCATGCTTGCCAATATTTTTGCTTCTCAAGTTGTTCCACCAGGCACTTACAACACTCTTAAATTGGCAATATTACTGAGTCTGGTACAGACGTGTGAAATAGAAAATGCAGATTACCTCGATCTACTGATTGTGACAAGTGACACTCTAATAATTGATAG GCTTCTGAATTACAGCCTGTGTCTCCTGCCTCGTGGCATACGCCACCCATCCTCTAGTGACATCTTTCCTTCTGTGTCCAAAGATAAACATGGAACTGGAAGTGCTAGTATTCAagcttgcagtgctgtgctggctcaGGGTGGTATCTGTTACATAGGAGACTTCTCTTCATACAAAAAGGATAAACTTGAACTCCTGCAATCCG TGCTAGAGAGCAGGACGACAACGCTGTTCATTCCTGGGAAGAAGTatggagaagaggctgaccaaCAAGTGACTATTTCAATTCAGACCAACTTCTGGTCTTATGTAGATGTGGGTTCTTCCCCAAAGAAACAGACAGCAAGGGACAGCTTTTTAATTGGGCAGATG GACCTGAGTTTGATTCCACCTAATCTTTTAGATGTTTTTGGGCTGTTGATATACAATGAATTTCCTTCGTGTCAGCTGTCTTTTCCTGTAGTGCATCATGTCTTGCAAAAAGCCATTAATCCTGAAGCCATGCTGTACAGAGTCTCACAGCAGTTCAGAACACAGGATTATGAAGAG TTTATTTCATTCGCAAAGAATCTTCACGTCCAACTGagttctgaagcagaaaaccTCATTCAGGGCTACTATCTTGCAAGTCGTAGAGTGAGGAGAGATTCTTTGCGTGGATCAAAATTATCAGCATCTGCACTAAAAATCCT GATTTCACTGTCCAAAGCTCATACTAAACTGAGTTTGAGGAAGAAAGTCCTTGAGGAAGACGCATTGATTGCCATCCTGTTGTTTGAGTCATCTCTTACCCTAAAATACG GTAAGTCAGCATTGTGCATAGAACCAAACGCAGTATTTCCATTCGACCTCAGTGATGAAAACAGCCTCCAACAGAGAGATATTTACCTACTGCAGTGCCACCATCAACTGCTTCAGTTTATTGGTGCATATAGCCCAGGGACTTACGTTAGCACTAATGAAGAATGA